The Mesoplodon densirostris isolate mMesDen1 chromosome 8, mMesDen1 primary haplotype, whole genome shotgun sequence genomic interval AGCTCAGGGTTCTACAGGAACTACACTGAGTTTCTCCAACCTCTGGCACCTGGcagccccttcctctccttcatgtgccagggagggtgggaagggggcTCAGCTCTGTCTCTGCAGGAAACGCAGGCCCACCTTCTTATTGGGAACGAGCACGATTCGAGCCACACTTCTCACCTCCCCCGTCTCAGGGGCCAGGGCCACCTCGTACTGTTGGATCAGCTGGGAAGTACAAGGCACACGGGCGATTAGAGTCTGTGGCCTCCATCCACCGCCCTCCTCCGCATGCTCCCGCCCCATGCCTCCCGCCTCCTTCAGCACCCGTGGCCCGCACAGCCCTCCTGTCTCTCCCCACTCACCCTTGTCAGCAGCAGCTGCATCTCCAGCTCTGCAATCCTGCGGCCCAGGCAAGCCCGAACCCCGTAACCAAAGGGCACAGAGCCAAATGGGTGTTGGGCCCTGAGGGCATCAGGCTGGTTCTTCCTCAGCCAACGTTGGGGCTGGAAGCTGTCCGGCTCAGGGAAGATGCAAGGGTCCCGGGACACCACATAGTGGCAGAACACAAACTGGGTCTGCAGACAAAGAATGGGTAGCACATCAGCAGAGGGCTGCAGGGTCCCCCTGGGAAACCTGGCTCTCTAGCCCTACTCACATTCTTGGGGAAGAGGAAGCCACCAACTTCAATTTCCTTGTCCACGATGACCCGGGAGTTCATGGGGACCACAGGATAGAGGCTGAAGGTAAAAGAAAGTGCAGGTCTGCCTCTGGATCCAAGGAGGGGCAGAGTGCCCACCCCCTCGGCCACACCCCTCTGGTCCCCCAGGCCCCTCTTCCCATCTCATCCCTGGCCCTGGCCGCAGCCCACCAGCCCCCACTCCCAGTCCTGTCTCTGAGTCCTCATCCACACACAGAGCCTTTGCTCCCGGGGGCAGCATCCTACCGCAGTGTCTCCTTAAGCACAGCCTTGAGCAGGGGCATGCGGGCAAAGTCCTTGTGCTGGGGCACCTGCCCGGCGGGCACTATGCCCACCACTTCCTCATGCAGGGCCGCCTGGATCTCTGGGTTCTTTGAAAGATGGTACAGGGCCCACGTCAGCGTGTTGGACGTCTGGGAGGTAGAGAAAGAGATGAAGTGAGGCAAGATTTCTAAGAAAGAGGCCAGTTAAggtggtgggagggtgtgtgAGTGCATGCGTGCAAAATGtgggagaaaaattaatttgCCACGAGTGTGGCAGGATTGGACTCAGGGGTTCATGGGGCTCTCCCTCTACGCTCCACGTGACTTCACAGTGGGCTAAGGACCAATACGATGGAGAACTGCACTGTAACAGCAGAGAAGACTGTGACAGAGAAATCCAACGTGACGAAAGGACAGGAAAGAGGTCCCACTAATGCTGTAGGCAAGCTCTTCAACTCTGTGCTTAGCTGACAGCACGAGGGACTGGGTTAGATGTGACATGAAACTTCCCAGCTGTCTGAGAGAGGCTCCAGGGGGTGAGGGAATCCCTCTTACACAAGGACCactccctgcccacctccaccaGGCTGAATGACCCCCTGTTTTCCTTCCAGCTCTACATCCACGTTACAGAAAGAGAAGCGGGTACCTGATGAAGGTCAGGCTCAGGTGGGGTAGAGTAGGGAATTGGCTCAGGATGGGAGCTGGGAGGCCCTGGTCTCCTCGCCTGCCCCTCTCACGCACCGTGTCTACTCCAGCCATGAGCAGCTCGGGCAGGCTGCCCTCGGCGTCACGAGGACTGAGCTGTCCGCTGGTCAGCAGGAAGTGCAGGTAACCAGATATCTGGGCCTTCTCTGGGCCCCCTGTCTGAAGTTGGGCCTCTATCTCCTCTAATTTCTGATCGATCAGCTTCTTCCCTGTGGGGACAATGGAGAACAGGGGAGGATGAGGTCAAAAGTCATGCTCTCCCAAGGACCAAGAGAGAAGATCCCGGGAGAGGGTCCTGAGGGGGCTGTTACCACACAGGCCCTGGGACCCACGCCCCAACTTCTTTCCCTGGACTCCTCACCGAAAGAGAAGATGGTGTTCCAGCCATCCAGATATCGCCTCCAGAAGGGCAGCAGGGAACGAGTCcacttggggaggaaggtgacgtACAGTGAGTTCTGGAACATGAGCCCGACAGATCTGACGAAGGTCTTGGTGTCCTGGGGAATGGAGCGCTCCAGGCAGCCAATACGTTTCTCAAACAGGATGTAGCAAACAGCTGGCGGTGCACAGGGGCCGTCACAGGAGGCAGGGCCACGGCACGCAAAGTCCAGGGGGCTTCAAGGAGGAGAGCACAACCTACCCGACTCACGCccacccagcccctctccccacaagGGTACCTTCCAAGGCAAAGAAGTAGAAATTTTGAGCGATGTCGGGCACATGGTCCCCCGAGGCGCTCTCTGCCCGCTGCTGGTTCAGTCGAATCATGAAGTCCTCAATCACCTCATTCAGAGCATCTGTGTAGAGCGCAGCCTCAGCTGGCTTCAGCAACCGCTGGTTCAGAGCCTGGCGGAGCTGGTACCAGTGCTGTCCTTCCCTGTAGAGAATGGAGGAGAGACACCAATGTAAGTGTCTGGTGGGGATTGGATTAGATGGTATCTTCCCACCCTGAGACCCCTATGGACTCGAGGAAAATCTCAGACTCCTAGACCTAGAATTAAAGAATCACAAACTTTCAAATAACAGAATCTTTGAATCACAACACTTCAGAATCTCACTAACAGCATGAAGGAAGTAGTTAAGGTGGGCATCTGGAATCAGTCTGTCTAGGGTCAAATCACAGGTCAGATGATGACTGGCTGAGTGACCTTAGGCAGGTGACTTAAatcctctgtgccttggtttcccctcctgtaaaatgggactaataagaGTGCCTATCTTAGCAGGATAATTAATGTGCTTAGATCAGTGCCTGGCAAATGGTGAATGCTTAATGAATGTTTACTGTGATTATCTTAGGATGATACAACTCCAGAAtcttctgtatgtgaaatgagctATGGAGCTATGGTGGTTCCAGTCCCTCTGTGTGGCGgatgagaaataaaagaggagcAAGTTAGGGTTCTTGGGGTGCTCAGATTCTGGACCTTTGTGCTCTGCTTAGCTCCGTAGGCCAAGGGGACAGAGAGAGCTACCAGGCTGATCTCCAGGCTCTCTTGCCATAGCCATCCAGTAGGTGGTTGGGTCTTACCCTGGTTAGGCAGGGATGTTCATGTGGGTGGAAACATGCTTCCCATACAGGAGCTTAATATTCAGGGGTTGCTGCCACCCTCAGCTGTCCCCCAAGCCTGTTACCTTTCCTAAGCAAGCTGGGTAtgggtcaattttttaaaagccagttgCAGAGTAATAAGTATAATATGGTACAATTttaagaggaagagaggaaatccTACATATCCACATGCAAATTTGCATGTTTCAACACAAAGTAGGGAAGACGAATACACACCAAACTACTGATCAGAATTACTTAGGAGGATGGGATGGAATTTTTCCAATAAGTATTAcgtttgaattttaaaaaccaataaggtattttaaaaagaaaaacattttaaaagtctgaaaGCAAAATTCaggttttttattttgaagtataagtcaactgcacttcaataaattttgaaaatatacttttatttaaatgaacctcaaaaaacaagctaaataaataaataaatgaacctcAAACTCCAGGAGttttctttattatgttggggaaaACCTGCAAAAAGATAaactaggaacttccctggtggcacagtggttaagaatccacctgccaatgcagggtacacgggttagatccctggtctgggaagatcccacatgccatggagcaactaagcccgagcgccacaactactgagcccgcgagcctggagcccgtgctctacaagagaagccaccacaatgagaagcctgcgcaccgtgacaaagagtagcccccgctcgctgcaactagagaaagcccgcgctcagcaacaaagacccaacgcagccaaaagtaaataaaataaaataaatttatgaaaaaaaaataaactaaaagtgttgttggaaaggaaataaaaaccagaatataCCTATTTATTGGAACTTCAGGTTTTAGGTGCTTCTCCAAGAGTAAAACTCTCCCAACAGTAGGAATCAGATTTGCAGGACTTAAATCGGAAACTTTCTGTGGTTGTTAAAATATTTcttggggaggggcttccctggtggcgcaatggttgagagtctgcctgccgatgcaggggacacgggttcgtgccccggtccaggaagatcccatatgccgtggagcggctaggcccgtgagccatggccactgagcctgcgctccacaacgggagaggccacaacagtgagaggcccgcataccacaaaatatatatatatatatatatatttcttgggGCAACGACGGTCATtcaaaaaatgagattttaaaaatatatatgttaaaacaaaaaagcctATCACAGGTTAGCAAAATAGCTTTTAAAGACATATATGGTATAACATAGTTAGGAAACTGGCTTTTAGAGTAAACAGTTATAAATAGATCACAAAGGGGTATATATCATGTTTAGCTCCAGTTCTAAATCTGAACAATCAAGTCCAATGATGGCCTGACCTGtgaaaaactgagacccaaatgttttttattattattattgaggtataattgacatataacattagattggtttcaggtgtacaatataatgatttggtATCTGTATACATTGCGagatgatcaccacaataagacTAGTTACCATCCGTCACCATAAAAAATTAACTTCCAGGATTTACTCCCTTGGCAAGAT includes:
- the LOC132494790 gene encoding sterol 26-hydroxylase, mitochondrial isoform X2, whose protein sequence is MWINRLGPQIHVNLASAPLLEQVMRQEGKYPVRNDMELWKEHRDQQGLTYGPFTTEGQHWYQLRQALNQRLLKPAEAALYTDALNEVIEDFMIRLNQQRAESASGDHVPDIAQNFYFFALEAVCYILFEKRIGCLERSIPQDTKTFVRSVGLMFQNSLYVTFLPKWTRSLLPFWRRYLDGWNTIFSFGKKLIDQKLEEIEAQLQTGGPEKAQISGYLHFLLTSGQLSPRDAEGSLPELLMAGVDTTSNTLTWALYHLSKNPEIQAALHEEVVGIVPAGQVPQHKDFARMPLLKAVLKETLRLYPVVPMNSRVIVDKEIEVGGFLFPKNTQFVFCHYVVSRDPCIFPEPDSFQPQRWLRKNQPDALRAQHPFGSVPFGYGVRACLGRRIAELEMQLLLTRLIQQYEVALAPETGEVRSVARIVLVPNKKVGLRFLQRQS
- the LOC132494790 gene encoding sterol 26-hydroxylase, mitochondrial isoform X1 translates to MNRMGALGCARLRWALLGTRVALPGLGSHGARAKAAIPSALPAAQAAEAPGTGPGDRRLRSLEELSGPGQLRLLFQLLVQGYVLHLHQLQVLNKAKYGPMWINRLGPQIHVNLASAPLLEQVMRQEGKYPVRNDMELWKEHRDQQGLTYGPFTTEGQHWYQLRQALNQRLLKPAEAALYTDALNEVIEDFMIRLNQQRAESASGDHVPDIAQNFYFFALEAVCYILFEKRIGCLERSIPQDTKTFVRSVGLMFQNSLYVTFLPKWTRSLLPFWRRYLDGWNTIFSFGKKLIDQKLEEIEAQLQTGGPEKAQISGYLHFLLTSGQLSPRDAEGSLPELLMAGVDTTSNTLTWALYHLSKNPEIQAALHEEVVGIVPAGQVPQHKDFARMPLLKAVLKETLRLYPVVPMNSRVIVDKEIEVGGFLFPKNTQFVFCHYVVSRDPCIFPEPDSFQPQRWLRKNQPDALRAQHPFGSVPFGYGVRACLGRRIAELEMQLLLTRLIQQYEVALAPETGEVRSVARIVLVPNKKVGLRFLQRQS